The Vibrio agarivorans genome window below encodes:
- the recB gene encoding exodeoxyribonuclease V subunit beta: MTNAVQGVTPLQAMTFPLHGARLIEASAGTGKTFTIAGLYLRLILGHGDDQTRHQKPLTVDQILVVTFTEAATAELRDRIRARIHDARLAFSRGVSDDPVIEPLLDEVSDHASAVALLLQAERQMDEAAVYTIHGFCQRMLTQNAFESGSRFNNEFVTDEGMLKAQVVADYWRTQFYGLPLPLAQQVRLLWSDPSALLADIGRYLSGAPLKLTVEPMTGSLDDLHQKNIEQIQALKQTWQAGQQDYQALIEGSGVNKRSYTKKSLPTWLAVIDAWAANPTTDYSYPDQLEKFSQQVLDEKSPKGNPPQHATFAAIDEFLSAPVSLKAPILAHAIGVCRDKLQQAKHRKQWLSFDDLLTQLSASMDVDEEGRLGARIRELYPIAMIDEFQDTDPLQYSIFGRIYLDNPECGLFMIGDPKQAIYGFRGADIFTYIKARNQVTAHYTLGTNWRSSAEMVQSVNQIFELPDSPFIYDDDIPFLSVNYSPNADKRHWTLEGEKQPALIYWQQETEEKPVSKGEYLDVMASATASEVQKILTASDYGQAELISGDKHHAIQAGDVAVLVRTGAEGQRIQQALAEQGIASVYLSNRDSVFSSAVAMDILRLLTAVLVPDDERKVKAALSSRLFDLPIAYLEQLNEDENEWEAVLIEFKEYQQQWFTRGVLPMLRAVLANRHLAERWLHSDSERQLTDFMHLSELLQNAGAELDSHQALVRWLSQAISDAQQGVNGGDDAIQRLESERNLVQIVTIHKSKGLEYDLVFLPFVFAAREASEAKYYDAEQDSTVLDILAQDETLALADKERLAEDLRLIYVALTRAVYACYIGAAPLRNGRSTKEPTGVHKSAMGYLLQNGQQGGIQDLANAIAQQTQLNFVFESSPPECGTDKYLPPATLQEPVSAQTLTAQIDRQWRMTSYSSLVKQGSHGHKEVLMEIGTFDVDSADETQQDDEEQVLSIFNFPRGAQPGTFLHALFEEVEYTLPATEPSNTEIILELMKQSSIDEQWLPVLQTMVDTVLATPLDGETLRLCDTLSSQRLVEMEFMLPIKLLSAPQLNRVIKQHDTLSARAGELGFQTVQGMLKGFIDLVFEHQGKYYVLDWKSNHLGDHIEDYHRAALENSMADHRYDLQYQIYSLALHRFLSSRISNYDYESHFGGVFYVFLRGVDGQSDNGIFSARPSLEMLNDLNDLIDNNLEFTSFEENS; encoded by the coding sequence ATGACCAATGCGGTGCAAGGTGTGACACCACTTCAAGCTATGACATTTCCACTTCATGGCGCACGCTTAATAGAGGCTTCGGCAGGTACAGGCAAAACCTTTACCATCGCGGGCTTATATCTACGATTGATATTGGGCCATGGCGATGATCAAACTCGTCATCAAAAGCCTTTGACCGTCGACCAGATTTTGGTAGTGACCTTTACTGAAGCGGCCACGGCGGAGCTTAGAGATCGTATTCGTGCAAGAATACATGATGCTCGATTAGCGTTCAGTCGCGGTGTGAGTGATGATCCGGTTATTGAGCCGCTTCTTGATGAAGTATCTGATCATGCCTCTGCAGTCGCCTTGTTATTGCAAGCCGAGCGTCAAATGGATGAAGCAGCGGTGTACACCATTCACGGCTTTTGTCAGCGCATGCTGACTCAAAATGCCTTTGAATCAGGCAGTCGCTTTAACAATGAGTTTGTCACTGATGAAGGCATGCTCAAAGCCCAAGTGGTGGCGGATTATTGGCGTACTCAGTTTTACGGCTTGCCTTTACCATTGGCTCAGCAGGTGCGACTGCTATGGTCTGACCCCAGCGCTTTGCTAGCGGATATCGGCCGTTACCTAAGTGGTGCGCCACTCAAATTGACTGTTGAGCCGATGACGGGCAGTTTAGATGACCTGCACCAGAAAAATATCGAACAGATTCAGGCTCTCAAGCAAACTTGGCAAGCTGGCCAACAAGACTATCAAGCCTTGATAGAGGGCTCAGGTGTGAATAAGCGCAGCTATACGAAAAAATCGCTGCCGACGTGGCTTGCGGTCATCGATGCTTGGGCTGCCAACCCAACCACAGATTATTCCTACCCAGACCAATTAGAGAAGTTCTCACAGCAAGTGCTTGATGAGAAATCACCGAAAGGCAACCCACCACAACATGCGACCTTTGCGGCCATAGATGAATTCCTGTCTGCGCCAGTCAGCCTGAAAGCACCGATATTGGCGCATGCTATTGGTGTGTGTCGTGACAAATTACAACAAGCGAAACATCGCAAGCAATGGCTATCGTTTGATGATCTATTGACGCAGCTTTCCGCCTCGATGGATGTCGATGAGGAAGGGCGACTTGGGGCTCGCATTCGCGAACTGTACCCGATAGCCATGATTGATGAGTTTCAAGATACCGACCCGCTGCAATACAGTATTTTTGGCCGAATCTATCTAGATAACCCAGAGTGTGGCTTATTTATGATTGGCGACCCTAAGCAAGCAATTTATGGCTTTCGCGGCGCCGATATCTTTACCTATATCAAGGCGAGAAATCAGGTCACTGCCCACTACACATTGGGCACAAACTGGCGCTCAAGTGCAGAGATGGTGCAGTCTGTTAACCAGATTTTTGAACTGCCGGATAGTCCGTTTATCTATGACGATGACATCCCCTTTCTGTCAGTCAATTACAGCCCGAATGCGGACAAGCGTCACTGGACTCTAGAAGGAGAGAAGCAGCCTGCTTTGATCTATTGGCAACAAGAGACAGAAGAGAAACCCGTGTCTAAAGGTGAGTATCTTGATGTCATGGCCAGTGCCACAGCCAGCGAGGTGCAAAAGATTCTCACCGCTTCTGATTATGGGCAAGCAGAGCTCATCAGTGGCGATAAACATCATGCTATACAAGCGGGTGATGTTGCGGTGCTGGTGCGCACTGGTGCTGAAGGGCAGCGTATTCAGCAGGCACTGGCAGAGCAGGGGATAGCCAGTGTCTACCTGTCGAATCGAGACAGTGTGTTTAGTAGTGCGGTTGCCATGGATATCTTGCGCCTACTCACAGCCGTGCTTGTGCCTGATGATGAGCGTAAAGTGAAAGCCGCACTCTCTTCACGCCTATTTGATCTGCCTATCGCTTATCTTGAGCAACTGAATGAAGATGAGAACGAGTGGGAAGCGGTACTGATTGAGTTTAAAGAGTATCAGCAGCAGTGGTTTACCCGTGGTGTCTTGCCGATGTTGCGTGCCGTATTAGCCAATCGTCACCTTGCAGAGCGTTGGCTGCATAGTGATAGTGAACGCCAACTGACGGATTTCATGCACTTAAGTGAACTGTTGCAAAATGCGGGTGCAGAACTCGATAGTCATCAAGCGCTTGTGCGTTGGTTAAGTCAAGCGATCAGTGATGCGCAGCAAGGCGTTAATGGTGGCGATGACGCGATTCAGCGTTTGGAGTCAGAGCGTAATCTTGTACAGATCGTCACCATTCACAAGTCGAAAGGCTTGGAGTATGACTTAGTGTTCCTGCCGTTTGTTTTTGCCGCTCGTGAAGCGAGTGAGGCCAAATACTATGACGCGGAGCAAGACTCGACCGTACTCGACATTCTTGCTCAAGATGAAACCTTAGCGCTTGCCGATAAAGAGCGATTAGCTGAGGACTTACGCCTCATCTATGTGGCGCTGACGCGCGCTGTTTATGCTTGTTATATTGGCGCGGCACCACTGCGTAATGGTCGCTCTACTAAAGAGCCGACTGGGGTGCACAAAAGCGCCATGGGGTATTTGCTGCAAAACGGTCAGCAGGGTGGGATTCAAGATCTTGCAAATGCGATTGCCCAGCAAACTCAGCTGAATTTTGTCTTTGAGTCATCACCGCCAGAGTGTGGCACAGATAAATACCTGCCCCCTGCGACACTTCAAGAGCCAGTGTCAGCGCAAACACTGACGGCGCAGATTGACCGCCAGTGGCGCATGACCAGTTACTCTAGCTTGGTAAAACAAGGCTCGCATGGGCATAAAGAGGTGCTGATGGAAATCGGTACTTTTGATGTTGATTCGGCTGATGAGACTCAGCAAGACGATGAAGAACAGGTGTTGTCGATTTTCAACTTTCCACGCGGTGCTCAGCCCGGTACGTTTCTCCATGCATTATTTGAAGAGGTTGAATACACCCTTCCAGCCACAGAGCCAAGTAACACGGAGATCATCCTGGAATTGATGAAGCAGTCATCGATTGATGAACAGTGGTTGCCTGTGCTGCAAACGATGGTGGACACCGTATTGGCAACCCCTTTGGATGGAGAAACTCTGCGCCTATGCGATACTCTATCAAGCCAAAGATTGGTGGAGATGGAGTTTATGTTGCCAATCAAACTGCTCTCGGCACCACAACTGAATCGCGTGATCAAACAGCACGATACTTTGTCGGCTCGTGCAGGTGAACTTGGTTTTCAAACGGTGCAAGGTATGCTCAAAGGTTTCATCGATTTAGTCTTTGAACACCAGGGCAAATATTATGTGTTGGACTGGAAGTCGAACCACCTTGGTGATCATATAGAAGACTATCACCGAGCCGCATTAGAGAACTCAATGGCGGATCATCGCTATGACCTGCAATACCAAATCTACTCTCTGGCACTGCATCGCTTTTTGAGCAGCCGCATCTCCAACTATGATTATGAGTCGCATTTTGGTGGGGTTTTCTATGTGTTTTTACGTGGTGTCGATGGGCAGAGTGATAACGGTATTTTCTCAGCGAGGCCAAGTTTAGAGATGCTTAACGATTTAAATGACCTGATTGATAACAACCTTGAATTCACTTCATTTGAGGAGAACTCATAA
- the recC gene encoding exodeoxyribonuclease V subunit gamma yields MFTVYHSNQIDVLKTLLVELIKRDPLENPLESEQILVQSPGMSQWLKMALAEELGIAANLEFPLPATFIWKMFTYVLPDVPERSFFNKEAMVWKLMTLLPEQLDKPEFAPLKQYLSDDEQQIKRYQLAEKIADIFDGYLVYRPEWIASWEAGQAVAEIEGEHEWQPILWQALYDYTVELEQSPYHRANLYEHFIDTLQSYQGSFDKLPKRLFIFGISSLPPRYLDALKALGEHIDVHLMFTNPCQYYWGEVRDKRFIAKLAAKHRQHLVLNQQHSEIDGETPQLKGSIEQNTLDELHTDAVGNSLLASMGKLGRDNLYLLSQLESNEIEAFVDVERDTLLHHLQADILNLEEHQDDTILDSSLHKQTVNSNDKSVTVHVCHSAMREVEVLHDQLLAMFERQPDLKPRDIIVMVADINAYSPAIQAVFGNASADRYIPFSISDRTADKESPILNAFSYLLSLPESRCTASELLELLETPAIMRNFGLDYSDFQQAKRWVEASGIRWGLSPETATEFDLPQGEQNTWQFGIERMLLGYAMSGEGQLFESGVGTIAPYNEVQGLSAELAGKLAHYIDSIRHFRAHLSQSQSVADWQHHLGELLDAFFAPELEEEVALHSIRHTFGQLSQQLVDAGYQAPLEPIIIRQYLENKLSGSRVSQRFLAGQVNFCTLMPMRSIPFKTVCLLGMNDGAYPRNVAPEGFDLMNGRVKPGDRSRRDDDRYLFLEAMLSAQDTLYISYIGRSIQDNTERVPSVLVSELMEYCQQNYCLEGQQELDVDRSGNQLLEALIHHYPMVPFSRNAFELGSYAREWLPVANRDQENLVQKGQSVSDYWLDVTFPYELDLVELQRFWRLPVQYFFTRRLKVMFDELDNPLLDDEPFVLDGLQSFQMKSELLSVLLETEPSQAAQAVSQFVANKRAEGALPVGAFGELEFESNRVQIEALQEELQHYCSAPLDDIEVRVTLTALGEQKPIELVGWLQQHYQSGLVRYRVGRIRSQDMLSAWIDHLCLHAMGHSKPTHLIGYDRKEGVVHWVIPALAQQQSQSLLNELVRLFSQGVNQPLPYLPVTALAAVEAGFSRGNWAEDDEKSLKKMADAFQGGYMSTGEGENEYIARVWPQWEDDLANQVLSLSRLVIQAPRLALKTIEDYRSEES; encoded by the coding sequence TTGTTTACGGTTTATCACTCCAATCAAATTGATGTTCTAAAAACGTTGCTGGTCGAGTTAATCAAACGTGACCCGCTAGAAAATCCACTTGAATCTGAACAAATCTTGGTGCAAAGCCCAGGTATGTCACAGTGGTTGAAAATGGCCCTAGCAGAAGAGCTTGGTATTGCCGCAAACCTTGAGTTTCCGCTCCCAGCGACTTTTATCTGGAAGATGTTCACTTACGTTTTACCGGATGTGCCTGAGCGAAGCTTCTTCAATAAAGAGGCGATGGTATGGAAGCTGATGACTTTGCTACCAGAGCAACTTGATAAACCTGAGTTTGCACCGCTAAAACAATATTTGAGTGATGATGAGCAGCAGATCAAACGTTATCAATTGGCGGAAAAGATAGCCGATATTTTTGATGGCTACTTAGTGTATCGACCTGAATGGATAGCGAGTTGGGAAGCGGGACAAGCGGTGGCTGAAATCGAGGGTGAGCACGAGTGGCAGCCTATTCTTTGGCAAGCGCTCTATGACTACACCGTTGAGCTCGAACAGTCACCTTATCACCGTGCCAATCTGTATGAGCACTTTATTGATACGCTGCAATCGTATCAGGGCAGCTTTGATAAGCTGCCTAAAAGGCTGTTTATTTTTGGTATCTCATCACTCCCACCGCGCTATCTTGATGCGCTCAAGGCGTTAGGTGAGCACATTGATGTTCACCTGATGTTCACCAACCCTTGCCAATACTACTGGGGCGAGGTGCGCGATAAACGTTTTATTGCCAAGTTGGCGGCCAAGCATCGACAGCATTTGGTGCTTAATCAACAGCACAGTGAGATTGATGGTGAAACGCCGCAGCTAAAAGGCTCAATTGAACAGAACACCCTTGATGAACTGCACACGGATGCGGTGGGTAATAGCTTGCTCGCGTCGATGGGTAAGCTGGGGCGTGATAATTTGTATCTCTTATCTCAACTCGAATCGAATGAGATTGAGGCGTTTGTGGATGTTGAGCGTGATACGTTATTGCACCATCTGCAAGCGGATATTCTGAATCTTGAAGAGCATCAAGATGACACTATTTTAGATTCAAGTCTGCACAAGCAAACCGTCAATTCAAATGACAAATCGGTGACGGTGCATGTTTGTCATAGTGCGATGCGTGAAGTGGAAGTGCTGCACGATCAGCTATTGGCGATGTTTGAGCGCCAGCCAGACTTGAAACCTCGCGATATCATCGTCATGGTGGCAGATATTAATGCCTACAGCCCGGCCATTCAGGCTGTGTTTGGCAATGCAAGTGCTGACCGATACATTCCGTTTTCTATCTCAGATAGAACGGCAGATAAAGAGAGCCCAATTCTCAACGCGTTTAGCTATTTGCTGTCGTTGCCTGAATCGCGCTGTACTGCATCTGAACTGTTAGAGCTGTTGGAAACCCCTGCGATAATGCGTAACTTTGGTCTCGACTACAGTGATTTTCAGCAAGCCAAGCGCTGGGTTGAAGCCTCGGGTATTCGCTGGGGGCTTTCACCAGAGACGGCGACGGAGTTTGACCTTCCCCAAGGGGAGCAGAACACGTGGCAGTTTGGTATTGAGCGGATGCTCTTGGGTTATGCCATGAGCGGTGAAGGGCAACTGTTTGAGTCTGGCGTTGGCACCATCGCCCCTTACAATGAGGTGCAGGGGTTATCCGCCGAGTTAGCCGGTAAGCTCGCACACTATATCGATAGCATTCGCCATTTCCGCGCGCACCTGAGTCAAAGCCAGTCGGTTGCTGATTGGCAACACCATCTTGGAGAGCTGCTTGATGCCTTCTTTGCGCCAGAGTTAGAAGAAGAGGTCGCGCTGCACAGCATTCGTCATACCTTCGGTCAGCTCTCTCAGCAGTTGGTGGATGCCGGTTATCAAGCGCCGCTTGAGCCGATTATTATTCGTCAGTATCTTGAAAATAAGCTCTCGGGTAGCCGTGTCTCTCAGCGATTCTTAGCGGGGCAGGTAAACTTCTGTACCCTAATGCCGATGCGTTCTATCCCATTCAAAACCGTGTGTTTGTTGGGAATGAATGATGGTGCTTATCCTCGCAATGTTGCACCTGAAGGGTTTGATTTGATGAACGGTCGCGTTAAGCCAGGCGATCGCTCACGTCGTGATGATGATCGATACCTGTTCTTAGAGGCGATGCTCTCTGCGCAAGATACTCTGTATATCAGCTATATTGGTCGTTCAATTCAAGATAATACAGAGCGTGTGCCTTCAGTACTGGTCAGTGAGTTGATGGAATATTGTCAGCAAAACTACTGCCTTGAAGGGCAGCAAGAGCTGGATGTCGATCGTTCAGGGAATCAGTTACTCGAAGCCTTGATTCACCATTACCCAATGGTGCCGTTTAGTCGCAACGCCTTTGAGCTTGGGAGTTATGCGCGAGAGTGGCTACCCGTAGCAAATAGAGACCAAGAAAACTTGGTGCAAAAGGGTCAGTCAGTGAGTGATTATTGGCTGGATGTGACCTTCCCATATGAGCTTGATTTGGTTGAACTGCAGCGTTTTTGGCGCTTGCCGGTGCAGTACTTCTTTACTCGCCGTTTGAAGGTGATGTTTGATGAGCTGGATAACCCACTGCTCGATGATGAGCCATTTGTCCTCGATGGGCTCCAGAGCTTCCAGATGAAATCAGAATTGCTTTCGGTGCTACTTGAGACAGAGCCATCTCAAGCCGCTCAGGCTGTGAGTCAGTTTGTTGCTAACAAGCGCGCAGAAGGTGCTCTCCCTGTTGGAGCATTTGGCGAGCTGGAGTTTGAGAGCAATCGAGTGCAAATCGAGGCGCTACAAGAGGAGCTGCAACACTATTGCTCCGCGCCGCTTGACGATATTGAAGTGCGGGTAACACTCACTGCATTGGGCGAGCAAAAACCAATAGAGTTAGTCGGTTGGCTTCAGCAGCACTATCAGTCTGGGCTAGTGCGCTATCGTGTAGGCCGGATTCGTTCACAAGATATGTTGTCCGCTTGGATAGACCATTTATGTTTGCACGCGATGGGGCATAGCAAGCCGACGCATCTTATTGGCTATGACCGCAAAGAGGGCGTGGTGCATTGGGTTATCCCAGCACTTGCTCAACAGCAGAGTCAGTCGCTACTCAATGAACTTGTTCGCCTGTTCTCACAAGGGGTGAATCAACCATTGCCTTATTTACCTGTCACCGCACTCGCCGCAGTCGAAGCGGGTTTCTCTCGTGGCAACTGGGCCGAAGATGATGAAAAATCACTGAAAAAAATGGCGGATGCGTTTCAGGGTGGTTACATGAGCACGGGTGAAGGTGAGAACGAATACATTGCACGGGTTTGGCCGCAATGGGAAGACGACCTGGCGAATCAGGTGTTAAGCCTAAGTCGCTTAGTGATTCAGGCGCCCCGCTTGGCACTCAAAACAATTGAAGACTATCGCAGCGAAGAAAGCTAA
- a CDS encoding YebG family protein, whose product MAVIVKYVVERNGEEKMTFTSKAEADAYDKMLDMADELFSLLGKSELMEDEGKQEDLAMFLAQNKEEVLYALGAKRKPAPKKAKPVEVVEEPKAEDAA is encoded by the coding sequence ATGGCTGTAATCGTTAAGTACGTGGTGGAACGCAACGGAGAAGAAAAGATGACTTTTACCTCTAAAGCCGAAGCGGACGCTTATGACAAAATGCTGGATATGGCCGATGAGCTATTTTCGCTGCTAGGTAAGAGTGAACTGATGGAAGACGAAGGCAAACAAGAAGACCTTGCGATGTTCCTAGCTCAAAACAAAGAAGAAGTGCTTTATGCACTAGGCGCTAAGCGTAAGCCAGCACCAAAGAAGGCGAAGCCTGTTGAAGTCGTTGAAGAGCCAAAAGCAGAAGATGCCGCTTAA
- a CDS encoding copper homeostasis protein CutC, producing MQVEVCIDHLESLPLAIQGGANRIELCSSLELGGLTPSYGLMCQAAKLSAIPVYAMIRPRQGDFLCDAQDIELMCLDIEAAAQAGLQGIVTGVLTADGHVDLAAMQTLVRKAHDLKLGVTFHRAIDQCADMPLALEQIIELGCERVLTSGQALTAQEGIVQLHALVKQAQGRISIMAGAGVNADNAAEIVTRTNVTEVHLSGKTTRPSQMTFIANTAQMGSAEVDDFVLPITNPEAIRAVVSVLSK from the coding sequence ATGCAAGTTGAAGTCTGTATCGACCATCTAGAGTCACTCCCTCTCGCCATTCAAGGCGGAGCGAATCGTATTGAATTGTGCTCGTCACTCGAGCTTGGTGGATTGACACCGAGTTACGGGTTGATGTGCCAAGCCGCAAAGCTAAGCGCCATTCCGGTGTATGCCATGATTCGCCCGCGTCAGGGAGACTTTCTGTGCGATGCGCAAGATATAGAACTGATGTGTCTAGATATTGAAGCGGCGGCGCAAGCTGGTCTACAAGGCATAGTGACAGGGGTCCTCACGGCCGATGGTCATGTCGATTTAGCAGCGATGCAAACTTTGGTGCGCAAAGCACATGATTTAAAACTCGGTGTGACGTTTCATCGTGCCATCGATCAGTGTGCTGATATGCCATTGGCACTAGAGCAAATTATTGAACTCGGCTGTGAGCGAGTACTTACCTCTGGCCAAGCGCTTACCGCACAAGAGGGGATTGTTCAGCTTCACGCTCTTGTAAAACAAGCCCAAGGCCGAATCAGTATCATGGCAGGTGCAGGCGTCAATGCTGACAATGCAGCAGAGATAGTGACGCGAACAAACGTCACTGAGGTTCACCTCTCGGGAAAAACAACGCGTCCAAGCCAAATGACGTTCATTGCCAACACCGCTCAAATGGGCAGCGCAGAGGTTGATGATTTTGTCTTACCGATTACTAACCCAGAGGCGATTCGAGCGGTGGTCAGCGTGCTATCTAAATAG
- the phoU gene encoding phosphate signaling complex protein PhoU codes for MNFGRHISGQFNVELESIRTHVLAMGGLVEQQLSFALQALNKEDIDLARKVVKDDHKVNVMEMSIDEACTRIIAKRQPTAKDLRLIMAIIKTISDLERIGDVATKIAYVAIETPSSKQRQYHVSLEPLCRLAIDMLHQALDAFARMDVDSAAQVHKMDDKIDAECKSVITQLTKLMMEYPKDIPSMLQIMTSASAIERVGDRCQNICEYIVYFVLGKDVRHLEDDDLGRALNDI; via the coding sequence ATGAACTTTGGTCGCCATATTTCTGGGCAGTTTAACGTAGAGCTCGAATCGATCCGTACTCATGTTCTCGCGATGGGAGGGTTGGTAGAGCAGCAGCTCTCGTTTGCCCTGCAAGCATTGAACAAGGAAGATATCGACCTAGCGCGAAAAGTTGTCAAAGATGACCATAAAGTGAATGTGATGGAGATGTCCATCGATGAAGCGTGCACGCGAATTATCGCAAAGCGTCAGCCGACAGCGAAAGATCTACGCTTAATCATGGCCATCATCAAGACCATCAGTGACCTTGAGCGTATCGGTGATGTCGCGACAAAAATTGCCTACGTTGCGATTGAAACACCATCTTCTAAGCAGCGCCAATATCATGTTTCTCTCGAACCGCTGTGCCGATTAGCCATCGATATGCTGCATCAAGCCTTAGATGCGTTCGCTCGCATGGATGTAGATTCTGCAGCGCAGGTACATAAGATGGACGATAAGATCGACGCCGAGTGTAAATCGGTGATTACGCAATTAACCAAGCTGATGATGGAGTACCCCAAAGATATTCCATCGATGCTGCAGATCATGACGTCAGCCAGTGCCATCGAGCGTGTCGGGGATCGCTGTCAAAACATCTGTGAATACATCGTTTACTTCGTGCTTGGCAAAGACGTACGCCACCTTGAAGATGATGATTTAGGTCGCGCACTTAACGATATTTAG
- the pstB gene encoding phosphate ABC transporter ATP-binding protein PstB, translating into MFSVSQALGYAPPLDVNNLRDDQTAIAIEDLNLHYKNVKALDGISMRIPKGQVTAFIGPSGCGKSTLLRCINRMNDLVDGCSIQGKVSLHGKNVYDTDVDVPTLRRRVGMVFQRPNPFPKSIYENVVYGLRLQGIRNSRLLDDAVERSLRAAALWDEVKHRLDDNAFGLSGGQQQRLVIARAIAIEPEVLLLDEPTSALDPISTLTIEELITDLKNQYTVVMVTHNMQQAARVSDHTAFIHMGNLVEYSDTDSIFTSPVKKQTEDYITGRYG; encoded by the coding sequence ATGTTTTCAGTAAGCCAAGCGCTTGGCTATGCGCCACCACTTGATGTAAACAACCTCCGTGATGATCAAACAGCCATTGCGATTGAGGATCTCAATCTTCACTACAAAAACGTGAAGGCATTGGATGGAATCTCGATGCGAATTCCAAAGGGACAAGTGACCGCATTTATCGGCCCATCAGGGTGTGGTAAATCAACACTACTGCGCTGTATCAACCGTATGAATGACTTAGTGGATGGTTGCTCTATTCAAGGTAAGGTGAGTCTGCACGGTAAAAATGTCTACGATACCGATGTCGATGTCCCTACGTTGCGCCGCCGAGTCGGCATGGTGTTTCAACGTCCGAATCCGTTTCCTAAATCCATCTACGAGAATGTGGTTTACGGTTTGCGCCTACAAGGTATTCGCAATAGTCGTTTGCTGGATGATGCGGTGGAGCGATCGCTGCGAGCCGCTGCGCTATGGGATGAAGTAAAGCATCGACTTGATGACAATGCCTTTGGCTTATCTGGCGGTCAGCAACAACGCCTGGTGATTGCGCGTGCGATTGCCATCGAGCCAGAAGTTCTGCTGCTTGATGAGCCGACCTCTGCACTAGACCCAATCTCAACCCTCACGATTGAAGAGTTGATAACGGATCTAAAAAATCAATATACAGTTGTGATGGTTACTCATAATATGCAGCAAGCGGCTCGAGTGAGTGACCACACCGCCTTTATCCATATGGGGAACTTGGTGGAGTACTCCGATACAGATTCTATCTTCACGTCACCAGTGAAGAAGCAAACAGAAGACTACATCACAGGCCGTTACGGCTAA